A stretch of Gossypium hirsutum isolate 1008001.06 chromosome A06, Gossypium_hirsutum_v2.1, whole genome shotgun sequence DNA encodes these proteins:
- the LOC107893662 gene encoding WD repeat-containing protein 76: MVSQKLTEYERKRLENIKRNAEMVGALNIRSKAAILSAATKRQKTKQVKKPKMVNPIVTRRSPRTRVKLPDSKGLSDKFLKPISMIDAFIGYEKESNQVLVDTILSIAEETQAGFPENEEFNGAKDVKDGNFSGFSEKGTLDSCKSEAFESPVKEEFDEHLDNKKSDPWLKSMDLKPENVAWPMPRRIMEVKFFPCTGIRMIAVGNKIGNIAFLNMDSEDEIDDGIYIYGPHTGAISGISVQRYSMSKIYSSGHDGFIRLMDAEKEVFDVVHYCDKTIHCLSQQPNDLWSLYFSEGRGVLIEWDVRTGKSSGNWMLHEDTINTISFNPQNPNIMATSSTDGTACIWDLRSTRSQKPKTMKTVSHGRAVNSAYFSPSGTSLATTSLDNNVGITSGFNYEDTSMIYHDNSTGTLNLSFRGIWGWDDSCIFIGNMRKGIDVISPVQRTSVMTLQSPQLPAIPWRFDAHPYEVGMLAAATNGSGVCLWTP, translated from the exons ATGGTGTCTCAGAAACTAACAGAGTATGAACGTAAAAGGCTTGAAAATATCAAGAGAAATGCTGAAATGGTGGGCGCACTCAATATCCGCTCAAAAGCAGCTATTCTCTCTGCCGCTACCAAACGCCAAAA AACAAAACAAGTGAAGAAACCCAAAATGGTGAACCCGATCGTAACTCGACGGTCACCGAGAACAAGAGTTAAGCTACCGGATTCAAAGGGTTTGTCGGATAAGTTCCTAAAACCTATTAGTATGATAGATGCTTTCATAGGATATGAAAAAGAATCTAACCAAGTGCTGGTTGATACAATTTTGAGTATTGCTGAGGAAACTCAAGCTGGATTTCCAGAAAATGAAGAGTTTAATGGTGCTAAAGACGTTAAAGATGGGAACTTTAGTGGTTTTAGTGAGAAAGGCACTTTGGATTCTTGCAAAAGTGAGGCTTTTGAATCACCAGTTAAAGAAGAGTTTGATGAGCATTTGGATAATAAGAAGAGTGATCCCTGGCTGAAATCAATGGATTTGAAACCAGAGAATGTAGCATGGCCAATGCCCCGAAGGATCATGGAGGTTAAGTTTTTCCCTTGTACTGGTATTCGTATGATTGCAGTGGGGAACAAAATTGGGAATATAGCATTTTTGAATATGGATTCTGAGGATGAAATTGATGATGGAATATATATTTATGGCCCGCATACTGGTGCTATTTCTGGGATTTCGGTTCAAAGATATTCAATGTCAAAG ATTTATAGCAGCGGCCATGATGGCTTTATTCGATTAATGGATGCTGAGAAGGAAGTATTTGACGTGGTGCATTATTGTGATAAAACTATACATTGCCTCTCTCAACAGCCAAATGATTTGTGGAGCTTATATTTCTCGGAGGGTCGTGGAGTGTTGATTGAATGGGATGTTCGGACTGGGAAATCCAGCGGAAACTGGATGCTTCATGAAGATACTATCAACACCATAAGCTTCAATCCACAAAACCCCAACATTATGGCAACCAGTTCAACAGATGGAACTGCTTGCATTTGGGATTTAAGGAGCACGAGGTCTCAGAAACCGAAAACCATGAAGACTGTGAGCCATGGTAGGGCTGTTAACTCTGCTTACTTCTCACCCTCTGGAACCTCTCTTGCAACAACAAG TTTGGACAACAATGTTGGTATAACAAGTGGATTCAATTATGAAGACACTTCTATGATATACCATGATAATTCAACAGGAACTTTGAATCTTAGTTTCAG AGGTATATGGGGGTGGGATGATTCATGCATATTCATTGGCAACATGAGAAAAGGTATTGATGTAATCTCTCCAGTACAAAGAACAAGTGTAATGACATTACAGAGTCCACAATTGCCTGCAATTCCCTGGAGATTTGATGCACATCCATATGAAGTTGGGATGTTAGCAGCAGCCACCAATGGGAGTGGAGTTTGCCTGTGGACACCATGA